Below is a window of Gimesia chilikensis DNA.
CATTCAAACACAAGAACGCCGCGGGCGAATTGTTTTTTACTTTCAACATCGATAGGATGACGGATACTCCGAGGGGCTGTTTTCCTCTGCAAAATTCGCCTCAATTGAAGCTCATCCCGGCACATTCTGCTCACTTCAGCCAATGTCGTTATCGTGGATCGAGTTCTCTGAATTACTTTGGTGCTTGAGAACAAGCCAGATCACACCCTTATAAGAAGGTTATTAGACAATGGATGCCGAAGCATTGAAATTAGCGACTCTCTGTCTGCATGGCGGTCAGGAACCCGACAGCGCCACCAATTCCCGCGCCGTTCCTATCTACCAGACGACCTCCTACACCTTTAATGATACTGATCACGCGGCCAGACTGTTCGGCCTGCAGGAATTCGGGAACATCTACACCCGCCTGATGAACCCCACCACCGACGTGCTCGAAAAACGCCTCGCACTGCTCGAAGGGGGCGCTGGTGCCCTGGCGGTCGCCTCTGGACAGGCTGCTGAATCGCTGGCGATCATGAACATCGTCGAGAGCGGTCAGAACATCGTCTCTTCCTCCAGCCTGTATGGCGGAACCTACAACCTGTTCCACTACACGTTCCCCAAGTACGGCATCCAGGCGAAATTCGTCGATCAGAGCGATCCCGAAAACTTCCGCAAAGCCATCGATGACGACACCCGCGCCATCTACCTCGAAGCCCTGGGTAACCCGCGGTGTGACGTGGCCGACTTCGAAGCCATCGCCGCAATCGCCCACGAAGCCGGCATCCCCGTAATCGTCGACACCACCCTGGCCTCCCCTTACCTGTTCCGGCCCTTCGAACACGGAGCCGACATCGTCGTGGCTTCCTGTACCAAGTTCATCGGTGGTCACGGTACCTCGATCGGCGGGATCATCGTCGAAAAAGGTGACTTCCCCTGGGACAACGGAAAATTCCCCGGTTTGACCGAACCCGATCCCAGTTATCACGGTCTTAAATTCTATGAGACGTTTGGTCCCATGAACCTGGCCTACATCCTCAAAATCCGGGTCCAGCTCCTCCGCGATCTGGGACCGGCAATGAGCCCCTTCAACGCCTTCCAGCTGTTGCAGGGACTGGAAACGCTGCACCTGCGCATGGAGCGGCACTGTCAGAATGCTCTGGCCGTCGCGAAGTTCCTGGAAAGCCATCCCAAGGTCTCCTGGGTGAACTACAGCGGACTCGAATCGCATCCGGACTACAAGCTGGCGCAGAAATATCTGCCCAAGGGCTCTGGGGCGGTCTTCGGATTCGGCATCCAGGGTGATACCCCGGAACAGCAGCAGGCCAATGGCATCAAACTGATCAACAGCGTCAAACTGTTCTCGCATCTCGCCAATGTGGGCGACAGCAAGTCTCTGATCATCCATCCGTCCAGCACGACTCACCAGCAGCTGACTCCCGAAGAGCAGCTCAGCTCGGGCGTCACCCCGGACTTCATCCGGATTTCGGTCGGTACGGAAGATCAGGAAGACATCATCAACGACCTGAAACAGGCCCTGGAACAGATCTGATCCCCGGCACGTTTCAGCCAACGAGACCATCTCAGGAACCGGCGCGGGATTTCCCCCCGGTTCCTGATTTTTCAAACAACTTTTATCGAGGTTTTCCAGCAGAGCGGACGATAATTCTTATTATCGACCACCAGAACGCCCGCCGCATCTCTTGTCGACGGCCAGAGCGTTCATTAAAATGCCGACAATTCATTCGCCCTTGTAGCTCAATTGGCAGAGCAACTGACTCTTAATCAGTAGGTTCTAGGTTCGATTCCTAGCGGGGGCACTTGTAAAGCCTTTCTGTTAAACGTTTTGCGATGACAGTGAGGCTTTCTTTTTGTATCCTTTTGAGGTGGTTTTCATTTCGTATCCTTTTCGAGGCGTTTCTGTCGTGTTCAGAGAGGCAGAAAAAGATACAGGCAATAATTCTATTTCACCTTTAATTTTGCTAGTTGTTTTTCTGCTCGTTTTGCCAAAGCAGGAGCAGTATAGACGTATTCAAGTATTGCATGGGTGAGCTTCTCCAATAATGGGACATCCTCTTCTGTTAGCTCGCCTAATTCAGCATGAGCCCCAATGTTTCGATGTTCTCTGAGTCCCTGTGCGACTTTGGATAACTTTTCAGGTATGATTCCTTTATCTGACAAGTCATTCAGTTTCTGAAATAGAGTCTTTCCTTCCGCTTTCTGATCCACGCAAACCAGTTCTAACAGTCTCCCTATCAAAACGGCAAAAGCGTTTGCATCTATATTCTTAACTTTTCTCGCAGCCTCATACGCTTTAAAGATAGTTTCAGGAAGTCCTGATGACATTATCTCAGTTTGAGGATAAAGAACTACAACAACACCTCTGTCAGAGTCTAATTCATCATGACGGAAAACTGACCTAAATGTTGGTTTATCACACGTCATGCAAATTAGTGTTTCGTACCAATGCTCTGCTTGGGGGTAGAGCGGTCCATTCGTTTCGTCATGGTCTGTTAAATCTTTTTTCCATCTCGCAACGATATCCATTGGTGCTGAATTGCCACAATGTCCACATATGCGGACCTCTGATTGACCGTGCATATGATTTTGCCCTTAGATATGGTGGTTATATCATCTCAAATAATATGAAAGAATTACTTCAATAAAGTCGTAAACCAGCAGAGTAAATTTCAACTCTTCTGAGTGGATTGTAGTCTAACTCGACTGTAATATAAGTACAGTGCTTCGTCTTTAGATCGAAGCCCAACTTAAAAAGCTATTAGGAGAATTTTAACGGCCTTTTGAGGCCACATTTTTACAATTTGATACGACGTGCGAACGTCTGCATTTGCTTCCCACAAAACGACCAACCTGAGTCAGAAATGGCTCTTGAGCAACAGAAGCGGTGCTTGGACGAACGCTCCCCGAACGGGGAGTGTCGGCCTTGTGCTGTTCTGTTGCACCCCTTGGTCGGGGTTGTGGGAGCGGTCTCGGTTTGGCACTCCCTCTTTTTATTGCCACTGACACCCAGAAGAAAATGCTGAGCAGAATTCTCGCACAGTAAATTTTTCTTAAGG
It encodes the following:
- a CDS encoding O-acetylhomoserine aminocarboxypropyltransferase/cysteine synthase family protein, producing the protein MDAEALKLATLCLHGGQEPDSATNSRAVPIYQTTSYTFNDTDHAARLFGLQEFGNIYTRLMNPTTDVLEKRLALLEGGAGALAVASGQAAESLAIMNIVESGQNIVSSSSLYGGTYNLFHYTFPKYGIQAKFVDQSDPENFRKAIDDDTRAIYLEALGNPRCDVADFEAIAAIAHEAGIPVIVDTTLASPYLFRPFEHGADIVVASCTKFIGGHGTSIGGIIVEKGDFPWDNGKFPGLTEPDPSYHGLKFYETFGPMNLAYILKIRVQLLRDLGPAMSPFNAFQLLQGLETLHLRMERHCQNALAVAKFLESHPKVSWVNYSGLESHPDYKLAQKYLPKGSGAVFGFGIQGDTPEQQQANGIKLINSVKLFSHLANVGDSKSLIIHPSSTTHQQLTPEEQLSSGVTPDFIRISVGTEDQEDIINDLKQALEQI
- a CDS encoding DUF4145 domain-containing protein, with product MDIVARWKKDLTDHDETNGPLYPQAEHWYETLICMTCDKPTFRSVFRHDELDSDRGVVVVLYPQTEIMSSGLPETIFKAYEAARKVKNIDANAFAVLIGRLLELVCVDQKAEGKTLFQKLNDLSDKGIIPEKLSKVAQGLREHRNIGAHAELGELTEEDVPLLEKLTHAILEYVYTAPALAKRAEKQLAKLKVK